Genomic DNA from Nitratidesulfovibrio vulgaris str. Hildenborough:
CCCAGCGCTGGATGCTCGCCTATGAGGACTGGAACGTGGACACCGGGCTTGCCGCCGGTTTCGGCGGAAAGGCCCAGATAGGCAAGGGCATGTGGCCCAAGCCCGACAGGCTGGCGGAGATGGTCGCCACCAAGGGGGCGCACCCGCGTGCCGGGGCCAACTGCGCGTGGGTTCCCTCTCCAACGGCGGCGACGCTGCACGCCCTGCACTACCATGAGGTGGATGTCTTCGCGCGTCAGCGCGAACTTGCCGGATGTCACCGGGCGTCGCTGGACGACCTTTTGGCATTGCCGCTCATGGGTGAGGCGCGTCCCTCGCCCGCTGAAGTGCGCGAAGAACTGGAGAACAACGCCCAGAGCATCCTCGGCTACGTGGTACGGTGGGTCGAGATGGGGATAGGCTGCTCGAAAGTGCCCGATATCCATGACGTGGGTCTCATGGAAGACAGGGCCACCCTGCGTATCTCCAGCCAGCACATCGCCAACTGGTTGCGCCATGGCATCTGCACGGAGGACGAGGTGCGTGACGTCATGCTACGGATGGCGACCGTGGTCGACAGGCAGAACAAGGATGAACCGGGCTACCGGCCCATGTCTGCCGACCCCGGTTCCAGCGTGGCGTTCAGGGCGGCATGCGACCTCGTGTTCGAGGGGGCGCGCCAGCCCAACGGGTATACCGAACCCATCCTCCATGCCCGCAGGCGCGAGGTGAAGGCGCGTAGTCTCACCCGGTAGCGACGTGCGGAAGGCCTCAAGGCGTGATGCTGGCGGGGGGCTTCTCCTGTGAGGTCGCGCGTCCCCGTGTTGCATTCGCGCAGGCGCCAGCACGATGACAGCCGGTCTTCTGCCCGGTGTGCACCAAGATGCGGCGCATGTTCCATGAAGGGCGGACTCTCGTTCTGGCGAGAGTCCGCCTTCAGGTCGCTGATAAGGCAGGCAGACAGCGTGAAGCTGGAACTCGTGATCGTGGCTGCTGCAAGTGAATCTGCTCGTATCTCTTGTTCCGGCGTACAGGTGCAGGACATTGCGCAACCCCCGCACGGCGTTTTTCTTTCGTGCGCTGATGCGGGTACTCGCTGCATCGGAAGCGTGTCTTGTTGTCGCCAGTAGCCCTGTGATAGGCTGGCGTTCCTGATGTGGCGCATGTTCGTCTGTGTGCATCTCACATTGGAGCTGCCCAAGGGTGCGGCGAGCAAAATCTTCAGTGTTGCATCTTTTCGGGAATGTTCGTGCATGAATACGACACAGACGAGGTCTGTCACCGTTGACCGTGGTGCAGCTATGAGGCTATCTGGACTTCTCTGGTGGAGTTGCATGTCTCGCTGGATGGTTCCGTAATCTGGGGGCGCTATGACTGTTTTCCGAAACGTTGTCTTGAGCACGTTTTTCTTGGTCTTTTCATGTGCGTATGCCGATGCCGCCCGCTATGTGGGCACGGCAGCGTGCAAGGACTGCCATGAAGGCGAGTACGAGCGTTTCGTCAAGCATTCCAAGAAGGCCGGTTCGTGGCACAGTGTGGAACGCATGGCCTCCAAGCTGACGGCGGAGGAACTTGCCGGGTGTTATGCCTGCCATACGACAGGCTACGGCAAGGGCGGTTTCGTCAACCATGAGGCCACGCCGCACCTTGCCGATGTGGGATGTGAGTCCTGTCATGGGCCGGGGGGCGACCACGTGGCAAACGGCGATGCCGCATCCATCGGCAAGCCCGACATGAAGACCTGCGAAGGGTGCCATGATGCAAGCCGCGTCCGGTCGTTCGGCTACAAGCCCCTGTTGCATAGCGGGGCGCATTGATGTGACGGCCCGGGGGCTGGCGCGGTAGGCCGGGCGGCGTTGGACTTCCGGCGGCAAATGCCGTATGGGGTCTGATTCTCCACCCGCTGCGACCCCAGCGCGGGCCGCTCCGGGCGTTTCTGCGCCCGCATCACACACCTTCAGGAGGCGCGCCGCCGCATGGCGGCACACGAGGCTATGCCCAGGCAGGAACACATCCGCAATTTCAGTATCATCGCGCACATCGACCACGGCAAGTCCACACTTGCCGACCGTATCCTCGAAGTCACCGGTCTCGTCAGCGACCGTGAGAAGCGCGATCAGTACCTCGACCGTATGGACCTTGAACGTGAGCGCGGCATCACCATCAAGGCCCAGACAGTGCGCATTCCGTTCACTTCGAAGACGGGGCGCAAGTACATCCTCAATCTCATCGACACGCCCGGTCACGTCGACTTCAACTATGAAGTGTCGCGTTCCCTTGCTGCATGCGACGGTGCGTTGCTCGTCGTCGACGCGTCGCAGGGCGTAGAGGCCCAGACGCTGGCGAACGTCTACCTCGCCCTCGACCACGACCACGACATCATCCCCGTGCTCAACAAGATAGACCTGCCCAGTTCCGATGTGGACAGGGTGAAGGCCGAAATCGAGGAGAGCATAGGCCTCGACTGCACCGATGCCATCGCCGTCAGCGCCAAGACGGGCATGAACGTCGACAAGGTGCTGGAAGCCATCGTCGAGCGCCTTCCCGCGCCGGAGGGCAACCTCAATGCGCCGCTCAAGGCTCTCATCTTCGACTCGTGGTATGACTCGTATCAGGGCGTTGTGGTGCTCTTCCGCGTCATGGACGGTGTGCTGCGCAAGGGCGACCGCGTTCGCATGTTCGCCACCGAGAAGAGTTACGAGGTGATTCGCCTCGGCGTGTTCTCGCCTGACATCGTCGACGTGGCCGAACTCGGCGCGGGCGAGGTGGGCTTTCTGTGCGCCAACATCAAGGAACTGGGCGACGCGAAGGTGGGTGACACCATCACCCACACCGACAGGCCCGCTTCGGAGCCTGTGCCGGGCTTCAAAGAGGTACAGCCCATGGTCTTCTGCGGCCTGTACCCCACCGATGCCGCAGAGTATGAGCCGCTGAAGGCCTCGCTGGAGAAGCTGCAACTCAACGACGCCGCCTTCTCCTATGAGCCGGAGACGTCGCAGGCCCTCGGCTTCGGCTTCCGGTGCGGCTTCCTCGGTCTCTTGCACATGGAGATCATTCAGGAGCGGCTCGAGCGCGAGTTCCAGGTCGACCTCATCGCCACCGCCCCCTCGGTCATCTACAAGGTCGAGACCGTGGACGGCAAGACGCAGGATATCGACAACCCCTCCAAGCTGCCCGACCCCACGCGCATCACGTCGCTCTACGAGCCGTATGTCCGCATGGACATCCACGTACCCAACGAGTTCGTGGGCAACGTGCTCAAGCTGTGCGAAGAGAAGCGCGGCATCCAGAAGAACATGGGCTACATCGCGGCCAACCGCGTGGTGATAACCTATGAGTTGCCGTTCGCCGAGATCGTGTTCGACTTCTTCGACAGGCTGAAGTCGGGCACCAAGGGCTATGCCTCGATGGACTACGAGCCCGTCGACTACCGCGAGTCCAGTCTCGTCCGTCTCGACATCCTCATCAACGGAGAGGCGGTGGACGCCCTCGCGGTCATCGTGCACCGCGACAAGGCGTATCACTATGGCCGTGCGCTGGCCCTCAAGCTGAAACGCACCATCCCCCGTCAGCTTTTCGAGGTGGCCATCCAGGCGGCCATCGGGCAGAAGGTCATCGCCCGCGAGACCATCTCCGCCATGCGCAAGAACGTGACCGCCAAGTGCTACGGCGGCGACATCACGCGTAAGCGCAAGCTGCTCGAAAAGCAGAAGGAAGGGAAGCGCCGCATGAAGCGCATGGGTAACGTCGAACTGCCGCAGGAGGCATTCCTCGCGGCGTTGCAGGTGGGCGACGAATAACGCCCGCCACCGCCGCACGCAGAGTGCGGTTTCGGAGGCATCCTCAATGGCTCAGAAGAATCTGCTGCTGGAATACATCGAAGCGTTGCTTGTCGCCTTCGTCCTCGCCATGTTCATCCGTACCTTCGTGGTACAGGCGTACAAGATACCTTCGGGTTCCATGCTTGAGACGCTCCAGATAGGCGACCATCTGCTGGTGAACAAGTTCCTGTACGGCGTGAAGATACCCTTCACCCACGAGTACATGATCAAGGGCAAGGACCCCAAGCGCGGCGACATCATCGTCTTCGAATATCCCAACAATCCGTCCATCGACTACATCAAACGTATCGTGGGCGTTCCCGGCGATGTCATCGAGGTGCGCGACAAGCAGTTGTACCGCAACGGCGAGAAGGTCGAGGAGTCGTACATCCGTCACTCCGAAGGCGATGTGGTGCAGCCGGGCGTACGCGACAACTACGGCCCGGTGACGGTGCCCGAGGGCAAGTACTTCGCCATGGGCGACAACCGCGACGATTCGCAGGACTCGCGCTTCTGGGGATTCGTCGACCGTACCGCCATCCACGGCAGGGCATGGATCATCTACTGGTCGTGGGAAGGTCTCGGCAACGTGCGCTGGGAGCGTGTCGGCAACGTGCTGCACTAGCGGCGACAGTCAATATGCTGAAAAGGGAGGCGGTAACGCCTCCCTTTCTCATTGATGGAGTCCGATAGCATAAGGGGAACGGCTGGTGTTGCCGTATTGCGTATCTAGCCCCCTCGCCCGGAGGAGGGCGGTCTATGAAACCAATTGGGTATCTTCCCCTGCGTGCCATATCGCAGGTCAATTGCCACCATGGATGATGGTGTGATTGCGCGGTTGCCTCTCTTCACTCTCAAAGGGCGACCATCGTCGAAGAAATGTATGCCTCCCGGGTGCAGAGGACGCAACCCTTGCGCCACATGCACGGGGCAAGGAGCAACCGCCTTGTGTGGCGCGGGGTAGGACCCCATTCACGAAGCAGGCTCAGGGACAGGTCCCCTGAGCCTGTTGTCGCTACATGACGGTGCATTGACAGGCGGAGGTGTTTGGATCGCGTGACGCCGCGATTCTGGTCAGAGATATCCTAGATGACCGGGAACCAGGGTGGCCAACTGCGGCACGAAAACCACCAGCAACATGGCGATGGTCATGGCAAGCACGAACCAGAGCACCCATGGCACGGTCTCCTCTATGCCGATGTCCGCGATGCGGGTCGTGACCATGAGATTCAGCGCCAGGGGCGGCGTGAACTGGCCAATGGCCAGACACATGGTCATGATCACGCCGAACCACACGGCGTTCCAGCCGAAATGGGTCATCACCGGCAGCAGAATCGGTATGAAGATGAACAGGATGGACACGCCGTCAAGGAACATTCCGGCGATGATCAGCACCAGAACCACGGCCAGAAGCGTCATCGTCTCGCTGGTCGAGATGCCGATGAGCGCATTGCCCATGGCCTCGAAGGCGCCCAGCGTGCTGCCTGCCCACGCGAAGACCGAGGACAGCGCGATGATCATCATCACCACGGCCGAAACTTCTGCCGACTCCACAAGCAGTTCGTAGATGCCACGCAGGGTCAGCGTGCGGTACACGAAGAAGCCCACGAACAGCCCGTAGAACACGGCGGCCACGGCGGCCTCGGTCGGCGTGAAGTAGCCGGACCGGATGCCGCCGAGGATGATGACTGGCGCGAGAAGCCCCCAGATGGCTTCCTTGAAGGCGATGAGGATGCTTCCGCAGGACGCGTCGTCGCCAACGAGGCCGAAGCCGTGCCGCACGGACAGGGCCCACGCCGGGATGATGAGAGCTATGCCCGCCAGAAAGCCCGGGATGAGGCCCGCCGCGAACAGGGCCGGTACGGACGCCTGCGGCACGAGCACGCTGTAGAGGATGAAGGCGATTGACGGCGGGATGAGGATGGCCGTCGACCCCGCGGCGGCGATGAGGCCAGCGGAGAATGCCTTGGGGTATCCCGCGGCCGCCATCCCCGGTATCATGACCATGGCCACGGCCGCAGCGTCGGCGGGTCCGGAGCCGGAAATGCCGCCCAGAACCATGCAGACCATGATGGACGCGATGGCCAGACCCCCGCGCAGCGGACCCACGAGAGCGACGGTGAAATTGACGAGCCGCAGGGCCACGCCGGATCGCTCGAACACCATGCCAGCGAAGATGAACATCGGAATGGCCAGCAGGGGATACTTGGCCACGCCCGTGTATACGCTGATGGGCACGGACAGCAGGCCGAGCTTGGCTGCGGCGATGGCCACCGTGGCGGATAGACCCATGGCCGTGGCCAGAGGCACGCCGATGAACATCATGACTGCGAACAGTCCGAAAAGGAGGATGGTCATGCCTTGCCCCTGCGCTGGAAAAGCATCAGGACAAGGCGCAGCACGATGACGGCGGCGGCCAGCGGAAGCCAGCCGCTGTACCACCATTGCGGCACGCCGAGGGCCGGAGATGTCACTTCGAAGGAGTAGTCGTCCCAGGCGACCAGGGCCGCGAGCCACGTCAGCATGCCGAACATGGCGACGTTGCACATCCATGCCAGAGCGTTGCAGACCTTGCGGCCTGTGTCGGGAAGGGAGTTCACGAACAGCGTGATGCGCACGTGGCGGCCTTCGGCAAAGGCGGACACGGCACCGACCAGAGTCAGGACCATGAGCAGAAAGACCGAGACCTCTTCGGTCATGGCGAATGAGACGTTGGTGCAGTAGCGCATGACGACGTTGGCACCCGTGATGAGCGTCAGCGCGGCCATGACCAGCGCGGCCAGCGCACGCTCGATGCGGGCGGGCTGTTTCTTGGTGGGTTCCATGGAAGTTCCTTGGCGTCGGCGAGAGACGGCGGGACGACCCGCCGTCACGGAAGCGGCCCGCCGCCGGGGCGGGCCGCGGGATTCCTAACGGGATGCGGCGATGGCGTCCTCGGCCTTCTTCACCAGATCTTTTCCGACCACTTCCGCCCATTTGTCGAAGACGGGGCGGGTGGCTTTCTGAAACGGCTTGCGCTGCTCGTCCGTAAGGCGGGTGACGGTCACGCCGTTCTTTTCAATCTCCTTGAGCAGGGAGTCGTCCTCAGGGGTGATGCCCTTGCGCGCGTCGATCAGGTTCTCGGCAGCCGTTTGCTTGGCCGCTTCAGCCACGATGGCCCGGTCGGCCTCGCTCCATTCTTCCCATACCTTCTTGCTGACCACATAGAACAGCGGGTCGGCCATGTAGCCCCAAAGGGTCAGGTACTTCTGCTCGACGGTGTGCAGCTTGGCGGCATTGAACACGGACAGGGGGTTCTCCTGACCGTCGACGGCCTTGGTAGCCAGGGCCGGTTGTGCGTCGGCCCAGCTCATCTGGGTCGGGTTGGCGCCCAGTGCGGTGAAACCGTCGATGAAGATGGGAGAGCCGACAACGCGGATCTTGAGACCCTTCAGGTCAGCCGGGGACGTGACGTTCACCTTGGAGTTGGAAAGTTCGCGGAAGCCGTTTTCGCCAATGGCCAGCGGTACCACTCCCTGCTTGTCGAGGATGGCGAAGATGTCAGCGGCCACGGGGCCTGTGGTCAGGGCGTCAAAGGCCTTCTCGTCGGGCATGAGGAAGGGCAGGGAGAACAGGTTGAGCTGCTTGACCTGAGGCGACCAGTTGATGGACGAGCCAACGGCCATGTCTATCACTCCCTGGCGGATGGCGGTGAACTCCTTGGTCTGGTCGCCGCCGACAAGACTTGTGCCGGGATATACCTTGATGTTGATCCGGCCTTCGGTATTTTCGCGGACCAGATTGGCCCAGCGCTCGGCCGCGCGGCCCCACGGAAAGGCTGGTCCGAGAACCGTGGAAAGGCGATATTCCGGTTTGTACTCAGCAGCGTTCACCGTGAGCGAGGTGAACACCAGACACAACGCGAGCAGGACAACGAATCTCTTCATGCGCAATTCCCCTATGATGCTGTCGTTGATTTGCAAAAGCCCCCATGTTCACCAGACATCGGCTCTTGTACGGCCGGATGCCGCGATGCTCCGTCCTGCATCTGCTGTCCTGTTGGAAAGCGCACACAGTGCCACATGGCACATAGAGAAGGCTTCACGCCATTGTAATGGCGCTCCACCGGCAATCGTTACCTGACGGTAGGTTCGTCAGGTGAAAAGGATGACGTCAAGTCATGGTAAAGCGGTACGCGATGGTCGTGGTGGGCTCTTCAGAAAGAAGAAATACCATATCAAATGTGGGGCATACCACCGAACCGCAACTTCTGGGGGAATCTTTCATGCTCAGGAAGAACCCTATCGTATCGGCATCTGAACTTAAAGCGCTTCTTGACGGCGATGAGGATGTTTTTAGGGGAATCGTCCCCGGTGGCGTCCCGCAATACTGGAAGCCGTGTTGGAAACAGCGCTTGGCGCAGCCAGGAGTGAGCGCATAGAAGGCCACCCGGCCTGTCGCAGTGGCTTGGATGGGCGCGCCCCTATCACCTCGTCGACAATCAAGAACCTCTCGAGTCCCGCAGGGCCGCTTGGGGTGTCTCTTCACCCAAGTCTCTGCACACTGCCGGAAAATAGCTGCATACGGGCTGTCGCGCATCGTGGGGACATGATGCGCGACATTGTCGTGTAGTTGCTCTTGGTGCCATTTGGTGGTGGGCACAACGCCTTGTGCATGGATTCTGAAGAGCGACCCGTGAAAGGGACCTCTACCCGGCCCGTTTGTGACAGGGGTACCCCGGAAGGCCCGGAATAGCCTTGTCTCGTTACAGTATAGTATTCCGCTGGTATTGCTGTTTTCACTGCCGCGGACGTGCACCGTTCCCGTCGCGTTGCGGGTGCGGGCACTTTGCTATATCGAAAGACGTTTCCGATACTGTTTGGTTAACGTCGACGGGGGGATGTGACGCATCCTCCGGCAGGGGGCGTGATGATAGCTAGAGTGGCTTGCGCAGCCCTTCAGGGGGTGGACGCCACACGGGTAGACCTTGAGGTGGACTTCGCACGGCAGGGGATGCCAGCCTTCACGCTGGTCGGTCTTGCAGAGGGGGCCGTGCGCGAGGCGCGTGAACGCGTCATGGCGGCATTGCGTGCCGTCGGGCTGCGGTTGCCGCCAGCGCGCATCACCGTCAATCTCGCCCCGGCAGACCGGCGCAAGGGCGGCAGCGGCTACGACCTGCCGCTGGCGGTGGCCCTTCTGGAGGCTGCGGGCATCATCCCCGAGGGAAGCACCCGCGGGTGGTTCTTCGCCGGTGAACTTTCGCTGGCTGGCGAGTTGAAGCCCGTGCCCGGCATCCTTCCCGTTGCCATCCTCGCCCGCGACGAGGCGGCGCGCGCGGCGGCAGGGCAGCCCCCGAAGGCGCATCCCGAGGGCGTATCTTCCTGCGCCCGACAGACAGACGCACAGCCCGCTGGCGTCCGGCCCGCCGACACCCGGTCGGCAACTGCCGGGCATGACGGAACCATCCGCGGTATCATCGTGCCCAAGGTCAATGCCGCCGAGGCCGCCGTCGTGGATGGCATCGCCGCGTATGGCGCGTCGACGCTTGGCGAGGTCGTGGCGTTTCTTGCCGGTGAAGGCGACCTTGTCCGGGCCGTGCCACCCGGCATGGCACAGGGCGCAGGCGGAGTGCATCTCTATGATTTCGCAGAGGTGAAGGGGCAGGAGCACGCCAAGCGGGCCATCGAGATTGCGGCGGCGGGGGCGCACAATCTGCTCTTCATCGGCCCGCCCGGCAGCGGCAAGACGATGCTGGCGCAGCGCATACCCTCCGTGCTGCCCCCTCTCACCCCGGCAGACGCCCTTGAAGTGACCAAGGTCTATAGCGTGGCGGGGTTGCTCGACGCGGGGCAGGGGCTGGTGTCGCAACGTCCCTTCAGGGCGCCGCACCATACCGTGTCGGAGGTCGGCCTCGCGGGCGGTGGCGCGTATCCGCGTCCGGGCGAGGTGTCGCTGGCGCACCGGGGGGTGCTGTTCCTCGACGAGTTGCCGGAGTTTCGCAAGACCGCACTGGAAGTGCTGCGGCAGCCGCTGGAGGATGGTGTCGTGACCATCTCGCGTGCCATGCAGACACTCACCTATCCTGCGGACTGCATGCTGGTGGCGGCCATGAACCCGTGCCCGTGCGGCTATGCCACCGACGCAACCCATGCCTGCACATGCTCCA
This window encodes:
- a CDS encoding cytochrome c family protein → MTVFRNVVLSTFFLVFSCAYADAARYVGTAACKDCHEGEYERFVKHSKKAGSWHSVERMASKLTAEELAGCYACHTTGYGKGGFVNHEATPHLADVGCESCHGPGGDHVANGDAASIGKPDMKTCEGCHDASRVRSFGYKPLLHSGAH
- the lepA gene encoding translation elongation factor 4, with amino-acid sequence MPRQEHIRNFSIIAHIDHGKSTLADRILEVTGLVSDREKRDQYLDRMDLERERGITIKAQTVRIPFTSKTGRKYILNLIDTPGHVDFNYEVSRSLAACDGALLVVDASQGVEAQTLANVYLALDHDHDIIPVLNKIDLPSSDVDRVKAEIEESIGLDCTDAIAVSAKTGMNVDKVLEAIVERLPAPEGNLNAPLKALIFDSWYDSYQGVVVLFRVMDGVLRKGDRVRMFATEKSYEVIRLGVFSPDIVDVAELGAGEVGFLCANIKELGDAKVGDTITHTDRPASEPVPGFKEVQPMVFCGLYPTDAAEYEPLKASLEKLQLNDAAFSYEPETSQALGFGFRCGFLGLLHMEIIQERLEREFQVDLIATAPSVIYKVETVDGKTQDIDNPSKLPDPTRITSLYEPYVRMDIHVPNEFVGNVLKLCEEKRGIQKNMGYIAANRVVITYELPFAEIVFDFFDRLKSGTKGYASMDYEPVDYRESSLVRLDILINGEAVDALAVIVHRDKAYHYGRALALKLKRTIPRQLFEVAIQAAIGQKVIARETISAMRKNVTAKCYGGDITRKRKLLEKQKEGKRRMKRMGNVELPQEAFLAALQVGDE
- the lepB gene encoding signal peptidase I, with amino-acid sequence MAQKNLLLEYIEALLVAFVLAMFIRTFVVQAYKIPSGSMLETLQIGDHLLVNKFLYGVKIPFTHEYMIKGKDPKRGDIIVFEYPNNPSIDYIKRIVGVPGDVIEVRDKQLYRNGEKVEESYIRHSEGDVVQPGVRDNYGPVTVPEGKYFAMGDNRDDSQDSRFWGFVDRTAIHGRAWIIYWSWEGLGNVRWERVGNVLH
- a CDS encoding TRAP transporter large permease, with the protein product MTILLFGLFAVMMFIGVPLATAMGLSATVAIAAAKLGLLSVPISVYTGVAKYPLLAIPMFIFAGMVFERSGVALRLVNFTVALVGPLRGGLAIASIMVCMVLGGISGSGPADAAAVAMVMIPGMAAAGYPKAFSAGLIAAAGSTAILIPPSIAFILYSVLVPQASVPALFAAGLIPGFLAGIALIIPAWALSVRHGFGLVGDDASCGSILIAFKEAIWGLLAPVIILGGIRSGYFTPTEAAVAAVFYGLFVGFFVYRTLTLRGIYELLVESAEVSAVVMMIIALSSVFAWAGSTLGAFEAMGNALIGISTSETMTLLAVVLVLIIAGMFLDGVSILFIFIPILLPVMTHFGWNAVWFGVIMTMCLAIGQFTPPLALNLMVTTRIADIGIEETVPWVLWFVLAMTIAMLLVVFVPQLATLVPGHLGYL
- a CDS encoding TRAP transporter small permease codes for the protein MEPTKKQPARIERALAALVMAALTLITGANVVMRYCTNVSFAMTEEVSVFLLMVLTLVGAVSAFAEGRHVRITLFVNSLPDTGRKVCNALAWMCNVAMFGMLTWLAALVAWDDYSFEVTSPALGVPQWWYSGWLPLAAAVIVLRLVLMLFQRRGKA
- a CDS encoding DctP family TRAP transporter solute-binding subunit gives rise to the protein MQINDSIIGELRMKRFVVLLALCLVFTSLTVNAAEYKPEYRLSTVLGPAFPWGRAAERWANLVRENTEGRINIKVYPGTSLVGGDQTKEFTAIRQGVIDMAVGSSINWSPQVKQLNLFSLPFLMPDEKAFDALTTGPVAADIFAILDKQGVVPLAIGENGFRELSNSKVNVTSPADLKGLKIRVVGSPIFIDGFTALGANPTQMSWADAQPALATKAVDGQENPLSVFNAAKLHTVEQKYLTLWGYMADPLFYVVSKKVWEEWSEADRAIVAEAAKQTAAENLIDARKGITPEDDSLLKEIEKNGVTVTRLTDEQRKPFQKATRPVFDKWAEVVGKDLVKKAEDAIAASR
- a CDS encoding YifB family Mg chelatase-like AAA ATPase, which produces MIARVACAALQGVDATRVDLEVDFARQGMPAFTLVGLAEGAVREARERVMAALRAVGLRLPPARITVNLAPADRRKGGSGYDLPLAVALLEAAGIIPEGSTRGWFFAGELSLAGELKPVPGILPVAILARDEAARAAAGQPPKAHPEGVSSCARQTDAQPAGVRPADTRSATAGHDGTIRGIIVPKVNAAEAAVVDGIAAYGASTLGEVVAFLAGEGDLVRAVPPGMAQGAGGVHLYDFAEVKGQEHAKRAIEIAAAGAHNLLFIGPPGSGKTMLAQRIPSVLPPLTPADALEVTKVYSVAGLLDAGQGLVSQRPFRAPHHTVSEVGLAGGGAYPRPGEVSLAHRGVLFLDELPEFRKTALEVLRQPLEDGVVTISRAMQTLTYPADCMLVAAMNPCPCGYATDATHACTCSTMQVQRYRARLSGPLLDRIDLHVEVPAVPWEDLRSVKGGTSSAEMRERIMAARAVQTARFAGTHCRTNADLGGALLEEHCRLGTPEHTFLGKAVHSLALSARAYTRILRIARTIADLDGSEPLQVRHLAEAINCRVLDRERM